GTATACATCTCCACAAATGCTTTGCTTGCTCTCTCAATGCTTCCACATTTGTTATACATGCCAACAAGAGCAGTTCCCACAACCACCTCAGACAAAAACCCGGATTTAAGGGCCTGAGCATGAATCTGTTCCCCTTGTTCTAAGGCCACCAATTTACTACAAACAGTCAAGATACTCGAAAAGGTGTACAAATCTGGCTTCAAGCCTGACcgattcaattttgaaaaaaatttcagtgCCTCAGTTCCACTATGGTAAGCCGAAATTTCATCCTTAGCTAGATCAATCATTTGGGCATGGCCTGCGATCATAGCATTCCATGTCACCAAGCTGACATGTTCCATgcaatcaaaaaatttatttgccGCATCAAGTGATCCACATTTCAGGTACAAATACATGATGGAATTTTTTATGCGGAGGTCTGATTCATAGCCAAGTTTAATGCTCACAGAGTGAAGTTGTACTCCAAAACGCAGAGAGAGCATTGTAGAACACATGCTCAATATGCTAGTTACTGTAAATTCATTAGGTAAAATGCCTTCAGAAAGCATCCTAGCAAAAAATTTCAACCCCTTTGAAACTTCACCATTTTCACCACAAGCACATATAACTGAAGTCCATGAAATCACATTCTTTTCCCTAATTCTCCTGAAGGCTTTAACAGCAGAGCGCAAGTTGCCACATTTTGAATATAAGTTACAAAGTGAGTTTCCAACGCTAGCGTCATCTTCAGTCCGATACTTAACAATATAGGCATGGATTTGCTTCCCCAATTTAATAGACTCCAATGAGGCACAAGCATTTAGAGCAGTTCCAAGAGTGATATTTGTAGGATAAGCTCCAGCTTCCAGCATCTCTAGAAAAACATGAATTGCAAGCTCTGGCTGTGAATTTTGGACAAAACCCGTCATCAGGCTTGTCCATGCAACAGCATTTCTTTTAGGCAGATTGTCAAAAACCTTTTGAGCCTCTTCCATATATCCACATTTTGCATACACATTAACGAGAAATGTCATGACAAAAAAGTCTTCATGGGTTCCAGTCTTTATGATGTGAGTATGAACAACCTGTacatttgaaattgaattccTGTTTATGCATTCTCGCAGGACAGGAACATAATAAATTGTTTCAACCTTTTTGCCCTCTTTTATCATAGTAAGAGCTTCTTGAAAATCCAGAGACCTAAGTAGTTCTGAATTTCCATTCAATTGATTAACTGTCTGATTTCTCTGATAGGAAATGCTAGGATTCTGAGAAATCAGATGAAGGTGATGATTAGTGCTTGCTGAAATTAATATAGTAAACCAAACtaggacaaaaagaaaaataagtaaaaacttGCTCCAATTCAGTCCCTTAGAACAAGTAAAactctttaaaaagaaaaacaaaaaatttatcttttttgagCTTCAATTCTTTCATCATGTTGTATAAgataacaaatacaaataacagaAGAAACTTTTTAAGAAATCGGTTTCTTCAAATCCAATACACCAAAACAGAGATTTGATAAATGATTGGTACCTTGTGAGTGGGAAAAGAGGTGGAAGGTGCCGGCGGTTTTGTGAAATGTGGCTCGAGTTTAAGAGTGCAATTAACAGTAACTAAAGGCAAAGAAGCCATGAACAGAAGTAAACAAGAGAGAtgttagaataaaaattaaagaattacaTCTTGTGGTGGGTGGCGTGGCGGGGAATGGATAGAGCTGTGGTCTGGTGGGAAGGAATGGACCATGTCAGTTATCAGTTAACAAGTACGAGTTGGATGAAATACGTTCGGCAAATGCGCAGACACCTAtgagttttatattattttaaggcCCAATAAATTTAAGAGACAATCTAAGCTTGTTATCTCTACcggcatatatttttttatatataatttaaatatataaataatttattattatatggttaaatattattatatttttaatttaaaattaattaattatataatgagacattattttatattcaaattatatataaaaaataagtacacatagttttattatcctTAATTTATGATTGGATGAATAATATTGGGCAGagcaactatttcccacctgtTTTTGGTCTTACTAACACTTTCCAACTCTTGAATTTTAAAAACGACATTTCTCGCTTTCTgtcaaaattcaaacattagttttaataattaaagaatatttttgtaaGATTAATTCTGCTTACagtcttaaaatataaaaaacttatattttattttactaactTAAGAAATTATCCCTTACActcttattataaattaaaaaaataaaaattctaaccACAATTAAATCAATCCCAAGCTTGTAAtcacataaattataattgaaattatcatTAGAATAGTACTGAAATGATAcaattctaattaaaatcacACTAAAATATTGCAATTCTAGTTGAGATCACACCGAGATggcacaattcaaatgaaatcaTACTTATTAGGCATGAAACTTATTCAAGAGACGAAAATAGTCAATCTTTGGtcaaacaaagacaaatcgtcttcatCTAGTCTAAAGAAACGAAAACGACAAAGTCTTTGTTGGATGAATTTATCTTCATCCAACGAAAATAGTCATTAGACGTTAGCATTTCAAGGGAAAACAAGTTGGTGAGAAAGCTAATTGTCAACAGAGACagtcaacaaagaaaaaaaaaccttaaaaaaaaataattttttaaattttgaattaaaaaattgttagtttgttaaacaaaagaaaaaattttagttttttaaatatttttttgttaaaaaataattttactttttaattctaataaaaaaatttcatagaaaaataaatatttaagtttttaaaactaagagtTTAGAAATAGATCACAACTTGGgcggaaataagtcttttggccttttatctATCCtaagaagaaaaacatttttcacTAACCTAACCTAACGGAAGTTAAAGAAATATCATTAAAGCAAAAGTCTAATGAGAAATAGTCCTCCAAACGATTTTCGTATTACTGCCTAAACACCCACGTTCTTGGAATTACGGCCAAATTATTAAAAGAGTACCCATCCATATATCTGGAAATCTATGAAGAACCCCAGCTTATTTCAGTGACATTTGATATTGGAACTTAGAGATCATAAGCATCTCCCAGATATTACCCGCTAGCAAAATGGAATAGGCGAACCTCAGCCACATTGGCCACTGCTCTATGACTTACAAATTAGATTACGGCTCTTGACATCGAAGGacgttttcatttttctttctttttggttaatttattgAATCCTACTACTCCTCAGCTGGATCATAAAAAGGGATTGcaatgaaacaaaaagaaaatgagactTCATATTTATACATTACAAAAGCTCAgttgaatataaatttacatCAGGGATCGAATATTCTTATGATCTGGAATTCATTTACTTGAGTCCAAAATACTCCCATTTCAATAAGCTGTAATCTCCAAATCTCCATTTTGTTCACACCAATTTTACAACAGGGAAATTCAAGGCATAACCTGACACCTCCTGCTTGGAAACAAATGAATATGCATAAATTGTTTTGAGATGTAAACAATGCAATAGAGGCATAATCATGGCAACCCCTTCATCTGCTTTTAACAGGAAAAACTTAAGTGCAGGATGCTATGTTGGAAGATCAGCAAATTGACATACCTTGAATTATAAAGAGAAATCTTCAGTCTTTGTATTTCATTGTTTCTTTTTCAAAACCAACTGTTGGAAATTGTTTTGCATGCTCCTCAACCTCATGACGGAGCTTTGAAATCTCAGATAAAATGTTGGCATCCGATTGCAGAGTTGCCACAAAATCCTTCAGCTTTGTTCCTGGTTAATTATAGTACAAAATGTTTTCAATGATTAGATGAAGAATATTTACTTTCTGATACCCAAAGATATGATGATAGAGAAAGAACCTTTGGTATTAGCCTTGATCTTCAAGGCCAACTTCACAGCTGCATCAAAGAACTCAGCTACTTTGGCAAAATCTTCCTCAATAAACCCTCTAGATGTGAGAGCAGGAGTTCCTGGAGCGCCAGAGAACAAGATGCTGTAAATACAAGTAGTTGGACAAAAATCaaagaatgaaaaatgattAGAGGACGGAGGCATACCCATTCGAATACCACCAGGTACCATGGCAGAAACATCCCCAGGAACAGTGTTTTTATTAGCTGCAATATGTACTGCTTCCAAAACCTTTTCAACTCTTGATCCATCTATACCCTGTCAACCAAAATTCCAACAGAGTATTGAATGGAAATTTGGTTcaacaagtttataatttaaggAAGTTTGTCATTCTCAACATTTAAAATTGTCTGACTGTAGACTGCACAGTAATGGGATTGAGAAATTTTCTTCCCCAAATATATTAAGACAAGTTTTCCTATTACAAACAGCTTTGAGTCCAATTCTTTTAGCAGGACAACTGAAATTTGTTCTTGTACAAATGGAGAGAAAAATCAGCATAGTCTATTAATAGTCCTatgaaataaatcaaactttagTAAAGCAGTTGCAAGAGAGGAAATAATGATTCTTCTACCTTGTTTCTCAAGTTGACCAAGACTAAATGGTTGTCAGTTCCACCAGATACTAGTTCATAACCCTTCTCTAACAAACTCTGCAATTAGAATGGGCTTATTAGTTTATTCACTGAATAAATTACTCTGGTACGACAAGATGTTAcaacacaaaaatgaaaataagcaAAGAATTAAGAACTGCATTGAAGCCTGCAGCCAATGGCCGTCAATGGAAAGTCAGAAAAGCAAATTCAGAATACCTGAGCAAATTGTGAACAATTCTGGAGAACTTGCTCTTGGTAGGCCTTGTACTCAGGAGTCTTGACCTGAAATCCCAAAATAATcgataaaacttaattaatatgGGCTAGGCCAAAATCAGTAAAAGATTGTAATTTCTTTGGAAAAATActtctaataaaaacaaataaataacaaacCTGCTTAAGTGCAACTGCTAAACCAGCTATGGTGTGATTGTGTGGCCCACCTTGAAGCCCAGGAAAGACTGCCTGATTAATTTTGTCTTCATAGTCATACATAACCTGTAGGGTGGAACTCCATGTTAAATAACTTCTTCAAGGAATTTAAGTGTTAAACCTGAATTTCCATGTATGAAAGAAACCAGATTTGCAAAATTCTTGCAAATGAGAAGCAATTAAAAAGACAAGGTTAGTTTTTGTCAGAACAGTATTAGCATTTCCTAGGTTTGAGATTCAGACCTTTGCTATAGTAAAATCTATGGCAAAAGAGAAGGCTAGTTTTTACTATACAAAATCTATAGTAAAAAGTCTGACTTACTTCTTGTCCTTGTTTATTTATCTCTTTAACACCCTTCTGAAGAAGATCATAGCCCCACGTGGACCACGAAGTGACTTATGTGTTGTGGTTGTTACAATATCTGCATATTCAAACGGAGATGGGATAACGCCTGCAGCAACCAGCCCACTAATGTGTGCCATATCAGCCAACATAACTGCTTTATGCTTGTCACAGACCTACAGAAGCCATCAgaattataatcaataaatgcCAAGATCCTCTgtcataaaattgtaacaagATACTACAGCAACAGTTGTTGAATTGAGCAACTTAAATGAATTTCACCTTACGGATGCGTGCATAGTCATAAAGCCGTGCATAAGCACTTGCTCCAGCAACTATAAGTTTTGGTCTGAAAAGTATGGCACTCTTCTCCAACTGTAACCACATAAGTCAACCATTTACAAACAGAAGTGAAACTTCACTTTccaataatttgaaataaaatggaTGCAATCCaagatatatattatgtgtgcGTGTGCATTTTAGCTCTTGCTCTGCCTTATTCCGCAACATCACAAGTGAGTTTTAATTCCAAAAGGAATTGACCGTTGTTGTACAGCTATTTCAGTAGTGTGGCAATAAAGGTGAGCGATATATTGCACTAATCCTTAAGTCATTATTTGGTTGACATTGACTAATCTTGAACGCCCAAATTATGGTGAATGTCAGACCTTAATAACACTAGCAGCACTTCAGAGAAATTAGAACTTGATTCTTCAAAGCAAGAACTTGAAAAAGATAGAAATGAGAGGTTACCTGTTCGTAGTCAATATATCCGGTACTCTCGTTCAATCTGTATGGCATTGTCTCGAAGAATATAGACACAGCAGATATCTTCTTAGTATCTGTCTGCACAACagaaaatattatgcaacttgtAGGTTATTTGCTCCAAGCATAGACTTTATAGCCTATAGTAACATATACATTTTTATCTAAGGGACATCCAAAATTCAAGTATGAACTTAATTTCAAACATTTGCAAATAGCTATAAAGCTTCTAAACTGCTCTTGATATGTTATTGTAAGCTTCCATTAAAGCTGAAAATTTTGCTTCATGTAGAAATGGAGACTATCAGgttgtcaataattttttagaatagttaaagaaattaaaaataatagagCTGCTTATTCAAGGAATACAAATACTAGTTTTTCTTGGAATATGCAGGCACCTGATAACCATGTGAAAGATGCCCACCATGAGGTAGATCAAGGGCCATTATCCTCTCATGAGGTTTCAACAATGCAGTGTAAACTTGAAAGTTAGCAGGGGATCCAGATAATGGTTGCACATTGactgcaaataaaaaataaataaataaataaaaggtaCAAATTACTCTTAACAAATCTCATCTAGTACtgtaaatgaaatatataattctttGCAAGAGATCTAACCAACCAGGCTACCTCTTTGGTGACAACAAAAAATGTATGATGAATAATAGCAAATCTAATGTTCAATTCATTTACCTCCCCATTTTGAAGGATCTAACTGAAAAGCTTCTAATGCACGCCTCTGACATAATGACTCGGCCATGTCAATATACCTAATCAAATAGTACTTCATTAATCAGAGTACCATGTAAGACATAAAACTAAAGATAACtgaaatattcttttacaattaACAGCTTGTACTCCATAACACATAATATATGAACCAAATCtcgttttatttttctttttagatatATCTATTGTATTAATCCATTTTTGCATACAGATTGcctaataataaaaagttaatcAGGCTTCTCATACTCGTTTCCTCCATAATATCTAGCACCCGGATAGCCTTCACTATATTTGTTAGTCATGACGGAGCCAACAGCTTGCATTACTGAGACTGAAGTAAAATTTTCTGATGGTATTAATTCAAGTCCCTACACattcaaaatttgagtttacAATCATAACATATAACTCGGACATTTTAAGTCCATCAAGACTGGCAATCGAATATATTAATACCTTCCATTGCCTAGCTTTCTCCAGTTCAATGATGTCAGCAATTTCGGGATCGATCACCTTGAGCGGAGCATTCAATTGCTTAATCCACTGAAATGAATGGTTTCAAATAAGATAACTAAAAGATGGATCCAGCAGAACTTGGAAATGAATTCTTAACACATAGATCCATAGCTAAGGCGCTTCCGAAAACATAAAATTAGCATCTAATAAATGGAAGGCAGAAACGAATCGTACGGTATCACGAGCTGCTTGATCTTTCTCATCTAGTTCTTGGTTGGACAAAGAAGACTGcaaaaatggagaaaatgaACGTAAGAGGTTTAAAAAACCAATGGAAAACgaaggaaataataaaataaaaagagttaaCGGATTACGAGGAGTACCATGTAACGGAAGGAACCACGATTAAGGTGAAGTTTGAGTGGGTTACGGACGGAGGATGATATTTTGCGAAGAGCCATTGTAGCAGCCATTTCTCTCTGGGTTGGCAAAGTGACTTCTGCTCTGCCCACCGTTCCTGTGAGTCGGGGGGGGTTGGTGAAGAGgttgtatttataaattttaaaaattgctgGCCCTGCAAAGGGGGCAAGGGTTTGTTGTGATGTGACGTCACATCGACAAATCGAATTCAACGACATCGTTTCTTCTCCAAAGGCTTTCATTTCATTACCTACTTTTAGTAGTGTTAGGTTAGCTGTTAAAAGGTTTGCAACGTAAGGCCCAAATGGATAGTACGGATTTAAATACGTAtgtttaatatgataataaaattatgtgtgaatatatatatatatatatatatatatatatatatatatatatatatattattgcataattagataattttatatttaattaaaataaaaaagtcaagagatttattctcactcaaagtttattgttctttcaaattaatactgaaaaatcaaatatctatttataaaatgttaaaattaatataaatgattaatattatttattcttcctctaaatttaaagttaataatttttttcattattaaactttaaaatattatatttttctctgtatgttttctttcttttctctttcatttttgacATCACCATTAGTTGGCTTCACTTTGTCCCCCCCTTTTTCTAGTGTGTCATCTTCATTTAAAGACTAACATGATCATTtttgtttatgataaaaatgatgtttttcatcaaaaaaaaaggagagagagagtgaaATTGATGCTAAAAAATGAGGGAGAAAAAAAACCATAGAAAAGAgaatataacatttcaaaatttaattatgataaaatttgttagttttttaaactgaaaaaaaaatataatttttaatatattattaataaaataataactttcttttgaaatttaattttaataatttataagtaaatgtttaagtttttaatagataataaatactaatttaaaaatataataaacttttaaatgaaaataagtcttttgtctttcaaataatatcaaatcattaaattacatgataagatatatttatttatatttttaaatggaTCCATACATAcagatacatacatatatatgcacGCTTGCTGGAGCCTTTTTTACTCACAGACAAAATGCCAGACCGACACTCCCGTAATTGAATCAGCAATACCTACAAATCAAGGTTAAACCAATATAA
This is a stretch of genomic DNA from Mangifera indica cultivar Alphonso chromosome 11, CATAS_Mindica_2.1, whole genome shotgun sequence. It encodes these proteins:
- the LOC123229044 gene encoding pentatricopeptide repeat-containing protein At3g24000, mitochondrial-like; translated protein: MASLPLVTVNCTLKLEPHFTKPPAPSTSFPTHKNPSISYQRNQTVNQLNGNSELLRSLDFQEALTMIKEGKKVETIYYVPVLRECINRNSISNVQVVHTHIIKTGTHEDFFVMTFLVNVYAKCGYMEEAQKVFDNLPKRNAVAWTSLMTGFVQNSQPELAIHVFLEMLEAGAYPTNITLGTALNACASLESIKLGKQIHAYIVKYRTEDDASVGNSLCNLYSKCGNLRSAVKAFRRIREKNVISWTSVICACGENGEVSKGLKFFARMLSEGILPNEFTVTSILSMCSTMLSLRFGVQLHSVSIKLGYESDLRIKNSIMYLYLKCGSLDAANKFFDCMEHVSLVTWNAMIAGHAQMIDLAKDEISAYHSGTEALKFFSKLNRSGLKPDLYTFSSILTVCSKLVALEQGEQIHAQALKSGFLSEVVVGTALVGMYNKCGSIERASKAFVEMYTRTLISWTSMITGFANHGWSQQALQLFEDMLVAGVRPNQITFVGVLSACSYGGMVPEALSYFEMMQKDYKIKPVMDHFVCLIDMFVRLGRIEEAFDFIKQMDSEPNEVIWSLLIAGCRRQGNKELGFFAAEKLIQLKPKDPEIYLMLLDMFSSAERWEDVSRVKQAMEEEELSKTQDWSWISIKGKVYPFKPNDMLHPQSAEMYKLLDELLDKAKALGYESEERFELIEDDGEEKTFSSSVYHSEKLAIAFGLLNTLNVAPLIVIKSTTMSRDCHIFMKIISSLTTRNIIVRDSERLHKFVAGHCLCGDFGARL
- the LOC123228584 gene encoding LOW QUALITY PROTEIN: serine hydroxymethyltransferase 2, mitochondrial-like (The sequence of the model RefSeq protein was modified relative to this genomic sequence to represent the inferred CDS: inserted 1 base in 1 codon); translation: MAATMALRKISSSVRNPLKLHLNRGSFRYMSSLSNQELDEKDQAARDTWIKQLNAPLKVIDPEIADIIELEKARQWKGLELIPSENFTSVSVMQAVGSVMTNKYSEGYPGARYYGGNEYIDMAESLCQRRALEAFQLDPSKWGVNVQPLSGSPANFQVYTALLKPHERIMALDLPHGGHLSHGYQTDTKKISAVSIFFETMPYRLNESTGYIDYEQLEKSAILFRPKLIVAGASAYARLYDYARIRKVCDKHKAVMLADMAHISGLVAAGVIPSPFEYADIVTTTTHKSLRGPRGAMIFFXKGVKEINKQGQEVMYDYEDKINQAVFPGLQGGPHNHTIAGLAVALKQVKTPEYKAYQEQVLQNCSQFAQSLLEKGYELVSGGTDNHLVLVNLRNKGIDGSRVEKVLEAVHIAANKNTVPGDVSAMVPGGIRMGTPALTSRGFIEEDFAKVAEFFDAAVKLALKIKANTKGTKLKDFVATLQSDANILSEISKLRHEVEEHAKQFPTVGFEKETMKYKD